The following are encoded together in the Proteiniphilum saccharofermentans genome:
- a CDS encoding Gfo/Idh/MocA family protein yields MKEEEKEINNQKEDKTPSAKEVSQGRRDALKAIVSVPVLGAMAYGVYRKKKAESSTRNAAEMSRFRTDVTPYSSPSPDAEVIRIGIIGFGIRGTQLMQGLGFATPEYVEDLIRLSKADPANTRYQDFMEQDDLRVMITAVCDIFDTYGEGAVIAGANIHREGVGGTLGPKPRRYRHYKELLAAPDVDAVVIASPDHWHGTMAMDAIRAGKHVYLEKPMTWTVPETYELRALARSNPQLVFQLGHQNRQIEAYERARQIIERGLLGKISLVETGTNRNDPNGAWVYPIHKDASPKTIDWEQFEGNPDRIKEYMDYMTSAGLLKYVGPESREKFSLERFFRWRCWWDYSTGLSGDLLTHEYDAMNQILHLGIPSSASSSGGVYFFKDGRTVPDVLQTVFEFRDKELTMLYSATLASQFSRSRKIMGHDATMEVGNTLKITVDPQSEQYRRQIDQGIVKLDEPFYTYLPGQSVDAVSTATERYFAERGLLYSFISGKRYNTTFLHLKEWLDCIRNGKQPSCGIDQGFEEAITAHMGTRAYLEGRTMYWDKDKEEITRE; encoded by the coding sequence ATGAAGGAAGAAGAAAAAGAGATTAACAATCAAAAAGAAGATAAGACCCCATCAGCAAAAGAGGTATCTCAGGGTCGCCGTGATGCGCTTAAGGCGATAGTTTCGGTACCGGTATTGGGTGCCATGGCGTATGGTGTTTACAGGAAGAAAAAAGCAGAAAGCTCCACCCGCAATGCAGCGGAGATGTCCCGCTTCCGCACTGATGTGACTCCTTACTCGTCACCCTCTCCTGATGCGGAAGTAATCCGGATAGGTATCATCGGTTTCGGTATCAGGGGAACTCAGTTGATGCAGGGATTGGGTTTTGCCACTCCCGAATATGTGGAAGACCTGATCCGGCTATCGAAGGCAGATCCGGCGAATACCCGTTACCAGGATTTTATGGAGCAGGATGACCTGCGAGTGATGATAACGGCGGTCTGCGATATATTTGATACTTATGGTGAAGGGGCGGTAATTGCCGGAGCCAATATCCACAGAGAAGGGGTGGGAGGTACATTAGGCCCCAAACCCAGGCGCTATCGCCATTATAAGGAATTATTGGCCGCACCCGATGTGGATGCCGTGGTAATTGCGTCACCCGACCATTGGCACGGTACCATGGCTATGGATGCTATCAGGGCCGGTAAACATGTTTACTTGGAAAAGCCGATGACATGGACGGTCCCCGAAACTTATGAGCTTCGCGCTTTGGCGAGAAGCAACCCTCAGCTGGTGTTTCAGTTGGGACATCAAAACAGGCAGATCGAAGCCTACGAGAGGGCGCGGCAGATCATCGAAAGAGGACTGTTGGGTAAGATATCACTGGTAGAGACCGGTACCAACCGCAATGACCCCAATGGTGCATGGGTTTACCCCATACATAAGGATGCCAGCCCTAAAACCATTGACTGGGAGCAGTTTGAAGGAAATCCGGACAGGATTAAAGAATATATGGATTATATGACTTCGGCAGGATTGTTGAAGTATGTGGGGCCTGAATCCCGCGAGAAGTTCAGCCTGGAAAGATTTTTCCGCTGGCGCTGCTGGTGGGATTACAGTACCGGCCTGAGCGGCGATCTGTTGACACACGAGTATGACGCGATGAACCAGATCCTTCATCTGGGTATTCCCTCATCGGCCTCCTCTTCGGGAGGAGTCTATTTCTTTAAGGACGGCCGTACCGTACCCGATGTGTTACAAACGGTATTTGAGTTCAGAGATAAGGAACTCACCATGTTGTATTCAGCTACGTTGGCCAGCCAGTTCAGCCGCAGCCGGAAAATCATGGGGCACGATGCGACCATGGAAGTGGGCAACACGCTCAAGATAACTGTGGACCCGCAGTCAGAACAGTATCGTAGGCAGATCGACCAAGGTATTGTGAAATTAGACGAACCGTTCTATACCTATCTTCCGGGGCAGAGTGTAGATGCTGTGTCTACCGCTACCGAGAGATATTTTGCCGAACGGGGCCTTCTCTATTCATTCATCAGTGGAAAGCGTTATAACACTACTTTCCTGCATCTGAAAGAGTGGCTCGATTGCATCAGGAACGGTAAACAACCTTCTTGTGGCATCGATCAGGGATTCGAAGAAGCTATTACCGCCCATATGGGAACACGGGCGTACCTGGAAGGACGAACAATGTATTGGGATAAGGATAAAGAAGAGATAACCAGAGAATAA
- a CDS encoding Gfo/Idh/MocA family protein, whose protein sequence is MSSKISRRKFLETGAIAAAGLTVVPSSVLGKSMGYKAPSDKLNIAAVGVGGMGNSNLNQLQSENIIGLCDVDWKYSKRVFDKYPNAKKYYDYRKMYDELGKSIDGVVVATADHTHAIIAADAMTMGKHVYVQKPLTHSVYESRLLTKLAAKHKVATSMGNQGSSGPGVRQVIDWIRDGQIGEVTRVEAFTDRPIWPQGLMTPKKADKVPSTLNWDLFIGPANKRPFNEIYHPWNWRGWWDFGTGALGDMACHILHPVFKGLNLGYPTKVQGSSTMLLTDCAPNAQMVKYVFPQRDNLPKVAMPEVEVTWYDGGLTPMRPEGVPAGKNLNDQGGGVIFYGTKDILICGCYGVNPWLVSGRTPNSPKTQREVTLSHEMDWVRACKESPENRVETASPFSEAGPFNEMVVMGVLAVRLQALNQELHWDGENMKFTNIPSDATVRTIIEDGFKITDGHPTFDKTWTEPVNAIAYAEEMIKHTYKNGWKLPDMP, encoded by the coding sequence ATGTCATCAAAAATTTCAAGAAGAAAATTCTTAGAAACCGGTGCGATTGCAGCAGCCGGTCTAACAGTTGTACCTTCTTCGGTACTGGGAAAGAGTATGGGTTACAAGGCCCCGAGCGATAAACTCAATATAGCTGCCGTTGGAGTAGGGGGGATGGGAAATTCTAACCTGAACCAGCTCCAGAGTGAGAATATCATCGGGCTTTGCGATGTAGACTGGAAATACAGCAAACGCGTATTCGACAAATATCCCAACGCGAAGAAATATTACGACTACAGGAAGATGTATGATGAGTTGGGTAAATCCATCGACGGTGTAGTGGTGGCTACTGCCGACCATACACACGCGATTATTGCCGCAGACGCTATGACGATGGGCAAACATGTGTATGTACAGAAACCGCTTACTCATAGCGTGTACGAATCGCGTCTGTTGACAAAACTTGCCGCCAAACATAAAGTGGCTACCAGTATGGGTAACCAGGGTTCTTCCGGTCCCGGTGTAAGGCAGGTGATCGACTGGATCAGAGACGGACAGATCGGTGAAGTGACGAGAGTAGAGGCTTTTACCGACAGACCTATCTGGCCGCAGGGGCTGATGACTCCGAAAAAAGCTGATAAGGTTCCTTCTACCCTGAACTGGGATCTCTTCATCGGGCCGGCCAATAAACGTCCGTTCAATGAAATTTATCATCCCTGGAACTGGCGCGGATGGTGGGACTTCGGAACCGGCGCTTTGGGTGATATGGCTTGTCATATACTTCATCCGGTGTTTAAAGGTTTGAATCTGGGCTACCCCACAAAAGTACAGGGATCATCCACCATGTTACTTACCGACTGTGCTCCTAATGCACAGATGGTGAAATATGTGTTCCCGCAACGCGACAACCTGCCCAAAGTGGCTATGCCCGAAGTTGAAGTGACCTGGTACGACGGAGGTTTGACTCCCATGCGTCCTGAAGGTGTTCCCGCCGGTAAAAACCTGAATGATCAGGGTGGTGGTGTGATATTCTACGGCACCAAAGACATCCTTATCTGCGGATGCTATGGTGTAAATCCGTGGTTAGTTTCCGGACGTACTCCCAACTCTCCGAAAACCCAACGTGAAGTAACCCTCTCTCACGAAATGGATTGGGTGCGCGCATGTAAGGAATCTCCCGAAAACCGTGTAGAAACAGCTTCTCCTTTCTCTGAAGCAGGACCTTTCAACGAAATGGTGGTGATGGGTGTGCTCGCAGTAAGACTGCAGGCTTTAAATCAGGAATTGCACTGGGATGGTGAAAATATGAAATTCACGAACATTCCGTCCGACGCGACTGTCAGAACTATTATTGAAGACGGTTTCAAAATTACCGACGGTCACCCCACATTCGACAAAACATGGACTGAACCGGTAAATGCCATTGCATATGCTGAAGAAATGATCAAGCATACTTATAAGAATGGCTGGAAATTACCCGACATGCCGTAA
- a CDS encoding 3-keto-disaccharide hydrolase, with translation MKKSIYGLSCCMLASVLMACGPGGKKTDAAADNGADSTVESAVPEYTVLDKPQVDLSQFQTDKDGYIVIFNGKDFTGWRGYGKDDVPGKWTIEDGAIKFNGSGGGEAQDADGGDIIFAHKFKNFELDFEWKVAKGSNSGVFYLAQEVQTKDPNTGEMRMEPIYISAPEAQILDNENHPDAKLGKDNNRQSLSLYDMIPAVPQNSKPFGEWNTGGIMVYKGTVVHRQNGENVVEYHLWTQQWTDMLQASKFSQDKWPLAFELLNNCGGENREGYIGLQDHGDDVWFRNIRVKILD, from the coding sequence ATTAAAAAATCAATTTACGGATTAAGTTGTTGTATGCTTGCAAGTGTATTGATGGCTTGCGGTCCCGGTGGAAAAAAGACCGATGCTGCCGCAGATAATGGAGCCGATTCTACTGTGGAAAGTGCCGTTCCTGAATATACAGTATTAGATAAACCTCAGGTAGATTTATCTCAGTTCCAGACAGATAAAGACGGATATATCGTTATCTTCAACGGTAAAGACTTCACAGGATGGAGAGGTTACGGAAAAGATGATGTTCCCGGGAAATGGACTATCGAAGATGGTGCGATCAAGTTTAACGGTTCCGGTGGTGGTGAAGCACAGGACGCTGACGGTGGCGATATCATCTTTGCTCATAAGTTCAAAAATTTTGAACTGGATTTCGAGTGGAAAGTAGCCAAAGGTAGCAACTCAGGTGTATTCTATCTTGCACAGGAAGTACAGACTAAAGATCCTAACACTGGCGAAATGAGGATGGAACCTATTTATATCTCTGCTCCGGAAGCTCAGATACTTGACAATGAAAATCATCCTGATGCAAAATTGGGTAAGGATAACAACCGGCAGTCACTGTCGTTGTACGACATGATCCCGGCCGTTCCCCAGAATTCAAAACCATTCGGAGAATGGAATACCGGTGGGATAATGGTTTATAAAGGAACCGTTGTACATAGACAGAATGGTGAAAACGTGGTTGAATACCATTTGTGGACACAACAGTGGACAGACATGTTGCAGGCAAGTAAATTCAGCCAGGATAAATGGCCTTTGGCATTCGAATTGCTGAACAACTGTGGAGGTGAAAACCGCGAAGGTTACATCGGTCTGCAGGATCATGGCGACGATGTCTGGTTCAGAAACATCAGGGTCAAAATATTAGATTAA
- a CDS encoding sugar phosphate isomerase/epimerase family protein, whose protein sequence is MKKGSFLLMAVLLSGLFILPACTQKKEIYLQLYSVRDDIKSDYKGTVAKVAEMGYTGVEAAGYGDGQFYGLSPADFKKSIEEVGMEVLSSHTARPLADSVAATNWDEVWAWWDTAIQAHKEAGMKYIVTPWMPTPATLADLQAYCDYYNQIGEKCNAAGLRFGYHNHDFEFKEIEGQLMYDYMLNNTDPSKVFFQMDVYWVVKGGKDPVDYFNNYPGRFELLHIKDELELGRSGEVDFESIYNNAETAGAKYMIVEVERYTEGLTPFESVKESYDFLNDAPYVKARYSK, encoded by the coding sequence ATGAAAAAAGGTTCATTTTTATTAATGGCTGTGCTTCTGAGCGGTCTGTTTATTTTACCGGCCTGCACCCAGAAAAAAGAAATTTATCTTCAGCTTTATTCAGTACGCGACGATATCAAATCCGACTATAAAGGTACTGTCGCTAAAGTCGCTGAAATGGGATATACCGGAGTAGAAGCAGCCGGTTATGGCGATGGACAGTTCTATGGCTTGTCACCAGCCGATTTCAAAAAATCTATTGAAGAGGTGGGTATGGAAGTACTCTCTTCCCATACGGCAAGACCATTGGCTGACAGTGTAGCCGCAACCAACTGGGATGAGGTTTGGGCCTGGTGGGATACCGCTATTCAGGCACATAAAGAGGCAGGTATGAAATATATTGTTACCCCCTGGATGCCTACACCTGCCACGTTGGCCGATCTGCAGGCCTATTGCGATTATTATAACCAGATCGGTGAGAAGTGCAATGCAGCCGGTCTCCGCTTCGGCTACCACAATCACGATTTCGAATTCAAGGAGATAGAAGGCCAGTTGATGTATGATTATATGCTCAACAATACCGACCCCTCCAAGGTATTCTTCCAGATGGATGTCTATTGGGTAGTGAAAGGCGGTAAAGATCCGGTGGATTACTTCAACAATTATCCCGGCCGTTTCGAACTGCTTCATATCAAGGACGAACTCGAATTGGGCAGAAGCGGTGAGGTCGATTTCGAGAGCATTTATAACAATGCTGAAACTGCAGGAGCCAAATACATGATCGTGGAGGTAGAAAGATATACCGAAGGATTAACTCCTTTTGAAAGTGTGAAGGAAAGTTATGACTTTTTGAATGATGCTCCTTATGTAAAAGCACGCTATTCAAAATAA
- a CDS encoding MATE family efflux transporter, with translation MDAANRVIKNTGFLYAKMAITVFVSLYTTRLLLSSLGAIDFGIFNVVGGIIAMLGFLDAAMAGATQRFMSIAEGEGKPEKKKAIFNISIILHLAIAIVLGLVLLIIGYFFFNGILNIPDDRVYAAKVVYGSMIISTMLTVMTVPYEAVLNSHENMLYYAIVGVVESFLKLAVAFIVVYALQDKLIVYGVLMAVISLLVMAIMRIYCHRRYEECIIAPRRYWNKSLMRQMTGFAGWNLLNNASRMISQYGLGIVLNNFFGAILNAAQGIANQISGQLMAFSNTMIKAVSPMIAKSEGAGEREKMLNASLLSAKYGYLLFAIFAVPFLLETPYIMEIWLEEVPDWAVLFVRLQLILLLVEQLTLMVGRSVEVQGDIKVYFALQSFLNILPIVLTYLFFSFGFPPYYLYIIWILVGGIISGSVCVYFAKLKCGLKFSDFMYKVFYPSVIPTIGMLITGAILVHWLEESFLRLLFVIGITTISFVIIVYTTMAKNEKSMIISLIKLLKKKIFK, from the coding sequence GTGGATGCTGCCAACAGGGTCATAAAAAATACCGGCTTCTTGTATGCCAAGATGGCGATAACCGTGTTTGTATCTCTCTATACTACACGATTATTACTCAGTTCATTGGGTGCTATCGACTTCGGGATTTTTAATGTGGTTGGAGGAATTATCGCCATGCTGGGATTTTTGGATGCAGCGATGGCTGGTGCTACGCAACGCTTCATGAGCATTGCGGAAGGAGAAGGGAAGCCGGAGAAGAAGAAAGCTATTTTCAATATCAGCATTATATTGCATTTAGCTATTGCTATTGTTCTTGGATTGGTACTACTTATAATAGGTTATTTTTTCTTCAACGGTATCTTGAATATCCCTGATGACAGGGTATATGCAGCCAAGGTAGTATACGGCAGTATGATTATCAGTACAATGCTTACTGTGATGACTGTGCCCTATGAAGCCGTCCTGAACTCCCATGAAAACATGTTGTATTATGCCATTGTAGGTGTCGTAGAATCCTTTTTAAAATTAGCTGTAGCTTTTATTGTAGTGTATGCCCTGCAGGACAAACTGATTGTATACGGTGTATTGATGGCAGTAATTTCCCTTTTGGTCATGGCAATTATGCGCATATACTGTCACAGACGCTATGAAGAATGCATCATTGCCCCCAGACGCTATTGGAATAAATCCCTCATGAGACAAATGACCGGATTTGCCGGATGGAATTTGTTGAACAATGCCAGTAGAATGATTTCACAATACGGATTGGGTATTGTATTAAATAATTTTTTTGGGGCTATCTTAAACGCGGCGCAAGGTATTGCGAATCAGATATCCGGTCAGTTGATGGCCTTTTCCAATACGATGATAAAGGCTGTTTCTCCTATGATTGCAAAAAGCGAGGGTGCAGGAGAGAGGGAAAAAATGCTGAATGCATCGTTATTATCTGCCAAATACGGTTATTTATTATTCGCTATTTTTGCCGTACCCTTTTTATTGGAGACTCCATATATTATGGAGATATGGTTGGAAGAAGTTCCCGATTGGGCTGTACTGTTTGTCAGACTACAATTAATTCTTTTATTGGTCGAGCAGCTAACACTCATGGTTGGCAGATCCGTGGAGGTACAAGGAGATATAAAAGTTTATTTTGCATTGCAATCGTTCCTGAATATATTGCCTATTGTCTTAACATATCTGTTTTTCTCTTTTGGCTTTCCACCGTACTACTTATATATTATCTGGATTTTGGTAGGAGGTATAATAAGTGGTAGTGTTTGTGTCTATTTTGCAAAGCTGAAATGCGGGCTTAAGTTTTCTGATTTCATGTATAAGGTATTCTATCCCTCTGTTATTCCTACCATAGGCATGTTGATTACAGGAGCCATACTTGTTCATTGGCTGGAAGAATCCTTTCTCCGTTTACTATTTGTCATTGGAATAACCACTATTTCATTTGTCATTATAGTATATACCACTATGGCAAAAAATGAGAAATCGATGATTATCAGCCTGATCAAGCTCTTAAAGAAAAAAATATTCAAATAA
- the tyrS gene encoding tyrosine--tRNA ligase, protein MNFVEELRWRGMIHEIMPGTEEQLLKERTAGYLGIDPTADSLHIGHLVGVMMLKHFQRAGHTPIALVGGATGMIGDPSMKSAERNLLDEATLRHNQEAIKKQLAKFLDFESEIPNRAILVNNYDWMKDYSFLSFIRDIGKHITVNYMMAKDSVKKRLSGESSEGMSFTEFSYQLLQGYDFLHLYRDKGCRLQLGGSDQWGNITTGTELIRRVEGGEAYALVCPLITKADGGKFGKTESGNVWLDRRYTSPYKFYQFWLNVSDADAEKYIKIFTSLPKEEIEALVAEQQSAPHLRPLQKRLAEEITVMVHSREDYEMAVNASEILFGKSTSQSLRAIDEETFLQVFEGVPQFIVSREKLAEGIKAVDLLTEEATVFPSKGEMRKTVQSGGVMINKEKLESFDEIIDLARLIGDKYILTQRGKKNYFLLIAE, encoded by the coding sequence ATGAATTTTGTGGAAGAACTCCGTTGGCGTGGTATGATACACGAAATAATGCCCGGAACGGAAGAACAGTTATTGAAAGAACGGACAGCAGGCTACCTGGGGATCGACCCCACAGCCGATTCACTCCATATCGGGCATCTGGTAGGTGTGATGATGTTGAAACATTTTCAACGTGCAGGCCATACCCCTATCGCGTTGGTGGGCGGTGCCACGGGAATGATCGGCGATCCATCGATGAAATCGGCCGAACGTAATCTGCTAGACGAAGCAACATTGCGCCATAACCAGGAAGCCATAAAAAAACAACTGGCGAAATTCCTTGACTTTGAGAGTGAAATTCCCAACAGGGCCATCCTTGTAAATAACTATGACTGGATGAAAGACTATTCTTTCCTGAGTTTTATCCGCGATATCGGTAAGCATATCACCGTCAATTATATGATGGCCAAAGACTCTGTCAAGAAGAGGCTGAGCGGGGAATCGAGTGAGGGTATGTCGTTCACCGAATTCTCTTATCAACTGCTGCAAGGATACGACTTCCTCCATCTCTACCGTGACAAGGGATGTCGCCTCCAATTGGGAGGTTCGGACCAATGGGGCAATATCACTACCGGTACGGAGTTGATCCGCCGTGTGGAGGGAGGTGAAGCCTATGCATTGGTATGTCCACTTATCACCAAGGCCGACGGAGGTAAGTTCGGCAAGACCGAGAGTGGCAATGTATGGCTCGACCGCCGCTATACCTCACCTTATAAATTCTACCAGTTCTGGCTTAATGTGAGCGATGCCGACGCAGAAAAATATATCAAGATCTTCACTTCCCTCCCGAAAGAGGAAATAGAAGCATTGGTGGCAGAACAGCAATCGGCTCCCCATCTTCGTCCATTACAAAAACGGTTGGCCGAAGAGATTACTGTAATGGTTCATTCGCGAGAAGATTATGAAATGGCTGTGAATGCTTCGGAGATATTATTCGGTAAATCCACATCCCAATCACTCCGTGCCATTGATGAGGAAACCTTCCTGCAGGTATTTGAGGGAGTCCCACAATTTATCGTTTCACGCGAGAAACTGGCGGAAGGCATTAAAGCAGTCGATCTGCTCACCGAAGAGGCAACCGTATTCCCTTCCAAGGGAGAGATGCGCAAGACTGTACAGTCAGGTGGCGTAATGATCAATAAGGAAAAACTAGAATCATTCGACGAAATCATTGATCTTGCCCGGCTTATCGGTGACAAATATATTCTAACCCAACGGGGAAAGAAGAATTACTTCCTGCTGATTGCAGAATAG
- a CDS encoding TrkH family potassium uptake protein, which translates to MIRTRVIIKYLGYILLFNALFLSISAMISFANDEDSVSALLFSALLTAALGAFPQIFVEKTEEISFHEGLAISVMGWIITCIVGMIPYYIWGGEFSLVNALFESVSGYTTTGASILSDVEALPKGLLFWRSSTTFIGGVGIILFVLLILPEKKGVQASFYRSEVSDLSKMNFRARSRYIIRMIATVYFTLIVVETILLKLLGMTFFDAICHSFSTVATAGFSTKNLSIAAYDNIWIELVIMFFMLISSMHFGLVYGTMTNQKTNIFTSRPARMYMVVTFIGIILITFQLAQEKVYGLGESLRYASFQVISLVSTTGLATVDTAKWPLFSIILLLYYSIQCGMVGSTAGGIKFDRIYLFFASVKKQFKSIIHPEGMYVVKMDKKIIDHNLELQVMIFIVAYLITMMTTTLLLTTMGIDGTTSLSASIATIGNVGPGFGDVSSLGNYGQLPNAAKYILSANMLLGRLEIMNVFALFLLLCRKD; encoded by the coding sequence ATGATACGAACAAGAGTAATTATCAAATATCTGGGTTATATACTACTGTTCAATGCATTATTCCTGTCCATTTCGGCAATGATCTCCTTTGCCAATGATGAGGACTCAGTGAGTGCACTCCTTTTCAGTGCCCTGTTAACCGCAGCGCTGGGAGCTTTCCCGCAAATTTTTGTCGAAAAGACAGAAGAGATATCTTTTCACGAGGGATTGGCGATCAGTGTGATGGGTTGGATCATTACCTGTATCGTCGGTATGATCCCCTATTATATCTGGGGAGGAGAATTTAGCTTGGTGAATGCGCTTTTCGAGAGCGTCTCAGGCTATACTACAACCGGGGCAAGCATTTTGAGTGATGTAGAGGCGCTTCCGAAAGGATTGTTATTCTGGCGTTCTTCCACTACATTTATCGGGGGTGTAGGTATTATTCTTTTTGTACTGCTGATCCTACCGGAAAAGAAAGGGGTACAAGCCAGTTTTTATCGTTCGGAAGTATCGGATCTGTCGAAAATGAATTTTCGGGCCCGCTCCCGGTATATCATCCGTATGATAGCCACAGTCTATTTCACGTTAATCGTAGTGGAGACAATCCTGTTGAAACTGCTCGGCATGACTTTTTTCGATGCCATTTGTCATTCATTTTCCACGGTTGCGACAGCAGGTTTTTCCACGAAAAACCTGAGTATTGCCGCTTATGACAATATCTGGATAGAACTGGTCATCATGTTTTTTATGTTGATCAGCAGTATGCATTTCGGTCTGGTTTATGGCACCATGACGAACCAGAAGACAAATATTTTCACTTCCCGTCCCGCACGCATGTATATGGTTGTCACATTCATCGGGATTATTCTGATAACTTTTCAACTGGCACAGGAAAAAGTATATGGACTGGGGGAATCCCTTCGGTATGCGTCTTTTCAGGTGATTTCACTGGTAAGCACTACCGGTCTTGCTACTGTAGATACGGCGAAGTGGCCCTTGTTTTCTATTATCCTGCTTCTGTATTATTCCATACAGTGTGGGATGGTTGGCTCTACAGCCGGCGGTATTAAATTCGACCGGATCTATCTCTTCTTCGCATCTGTAAAAAAGCAATTTAAATCGATCATTCATCCCGAAGGAATGTATGTCGTGAAAATGGATAAAAAAATCATCGATCACAACCTTGAGTTACAGGTTATGATCTTTATCGTTGCTTATCTTATCACAATGATGACTACAACCCTCCTGCTTACAACCATGGGAATAGATGGAACAACTTCTTTGTCGGCTTCCATTGCCACCATCGGAAACGTAGGCCCCGGTTTCGGAGATGTGAGTTCACTCGGCAATTACGGCCAGCTACCCAATGCGGCCAAATACATACTTTCAGCGAATATGTTACTGGGACGTCTGGAAATTATGAATGTATTCGCTCTTTTCTTATTGCTGTGCAGGAAAGATTAG
- a CDS encoding MCP four helix bundle domain-containing protein, with protein sequence MIKSLKIKIVLSLSLLILMLMAAGVMSVLDFRKIGNSVDTVLKNNYQSIESAKKMLDAVEREDRGILLWLIGNKDSGIETVLSSDSIIRKAIVDIEENITETNEAQYVRAIMDEYEQYYSSVMTILESGHNAEESKLIYYSGTDSLFLKTKEAINRLMVLNQDQMYRQAGIVKEQSRRAMMPAIVSIAAAIIFALLLYFFIGTYFIRPVRQLINSIKEYYPEKGRLSTGIVSKDEFKELEEEINQLIYRLRRTKNSI encoded by the coding sequence ATGATAAAATCACTCAAAATAAAGATTGTGCTCAGCCTTTCCCTCCTGATTCTTATGTTGATGGCTGCCGGCGTTATGTCTGTTCTGGATTTCAGAAAAATAGGAAACTCAGTAGATACGGTGCTGAAAAATAATTACCAATCTATTGAATCAGCGAAGAAGATGCTCGATGCTGTAGAAAGAGAAGATAGGGGTATATTGCTATGGCTGATAGGAAATAAAGATTCGGGAATCGAAACCGTTTTGAGTTCCGACTCAATAATCAGGAAAGCAATCGTGGATATAGAAGAGAATATCACCGAAACCAACGAAGCACAGTACGTAAGGGCAATTATGGATGAGTATGAACAATACTATTCTTCCGTAATGACAATATTGGAAAGCGGACATAATGCCGAAGAGTCTAAACTGATATACTATAGCGGAACTGATTCGCTTTTCCTCAAAACAAAAGAGGCCATTAACAGACTGATGGTACTGAATCAAGATCAGATGTACCGGCAGGCAGGGATCGTGAAAGAGCAATCGCGCCGGGCCATGATGCCTGCCATCGTCTCTATCGCGGCTGCCATCATCTTCGCACTATTGCTTTACTTTTTTATCGGTACTTATTTTATCCGGCCCGTCAGACAACTGATCAACAGTATAAAGGAATACTATCCGGAAAAAGGTCGATTGTCCACCGGAATAGTATCCAAAGATGAATTTAAGGAACTGGAAGAAGAAATCAACCAGTTAATATACAGGCTGCGGCGGACTAAAAACTCAATATAA